From Vanacampus margaritifer isolate UIUO_Vmar chromosome 8, RoL_Vmar_1.0, whole genome shotgun sequence, a single genomic window includes:
- the cita gene encoding citron Rho-interacting kinase isoform X5: MEKKLHVKSKELQETQDKCHKMEQEISRFQRKMTDLESVLHQKDVELKASETQRSILEQDLATYITECSSLKRSLEEARVEVSREDDKAMQLLHDIREQSNKLQEIKEQEYHAQLEEMQVTIRQLEEDLSAARRRSDLYESELRDSRQTSEELKRKAVEYQQRIQKAKEQGKAEVEELLSKLEKTNAEQQVKIQELQDKLSKAVKASTEATELLQNVRQAKERLERDLERLRGKSDSSDTLKRRLRETEQEGRKTLENQVKRLEMVERRENKLKDDIQTKSQQIQQMAEKILELEDHLRDAQSTAQRMETQLVQKERLFEDKIKVLEAQMKVDLADKESLEARRAQQEEESRENCKLISEQKATINAMDSKMKNLEQRIAELSEANKLAANSSIYTQKNMKAQEEMISELRQQKFYLESQAGKLEAQNAKLEEHLEKISQQEQTKRTRLLELESRLREMGLEHEEEKLEIKRQVSELTLSLQERESQISSLQAARLALESQLQQAKTELEETTAEAEEEITALRNHRDEIQQKFDALRDSCSVITDLEEQLTQLSQENAELNRQNFYLSKQLDEASDEREDQLQLSQEVDRLRREVADREMHLNNQKQNIETLKTTCSMLEEQVVELESLNDELLEKERQWEAWRGALEDEKSQAERRTRELQRLLDNEKQNRLRADQRSTESRQAVELAVKEHKAEILALQQALKEQRLKAESLSDTLNDLEKKHAMLEMNARSLQQKLETERELKQRLMEEQGKLQQQMDLQKSHIFRLTQGLQDALDQTDMLKTERTDLEYQLENIQAVYSHEKVKMEGTISQQTKLIDFLQAKMDQPTKKKKGIFGRRREDVGTTTNVALTPQSQPTVPLQYSDMKLALENERSRCGELEEALQKMRIELRSLREEAAHFKAQDHMATSTPAQARHQILMSAIVKSPEHQPNPCGLLNPSTRSKETSTPEEKRRVTFEKFGRRVKERMHHNIPHRFTVGLNMRAAKCAVCLDTVHFGRQAATCLECHTLCHPKCSPCLPATCGLPVEYATHFSEAFCREKASSPGLQVKEASGHVRLEGWMKQPRNGKRGQQGWETKYVVLDGTKISTYDAEPREDCVNVEEEFELCLPDGEVTVHGAVGASELINTAKSDIPYILKLESHPHTTCWPGQSLYFMAPSFPDKQRWVAVLESVVAGSRGSKDKGDSDAAGVSKRQKNLSPLVQKLLGNSLLKLEGDDRLDINCTLPLTDQIVLVGSEEGLYALNVIKNSLTHIPGLTAVFQIQILRELDKLLMITGEDRALCLVEIKKVKQSLSQSHLPAPPDLNPFIFETAKGCHLFSSGKIDNGICICAAMPNKIIILRLNESLNKFCIRKEIETSEPCSCIHFTGYSIIIGTNKFYEIEMKQYALEEFLDKNDVTLASAVFAASSHSFPISIIQVTTAPQKEEYLLCFHEFGVFVDAYGRRSRTDDIKWSRLPLSFAYREPYLFVTYFNSLDVIEIQGHSALGSHSYAHLDIPNPRYLGPAISSGAIYLASSYQNKLRVICCKGNLIQNQDGGGDLQHCGSGRSPNKRGPPSYNEHISKRLAHGEPGTPHRYREARTEFRRDKSPSRPLEREKSPGRMLENRIVASPGRAMTDPRLERSPARAMADPRMERSPGRMMDVRRERSPGRFEERQRLHTGSGRTPINPVTKVWDQSSV; this comes from the exons ATGGAAAAGAAGCTCCACGTTAAAAGCAAGGAATTACAAGAAACCCAAGATAAATGTCACAAG ATGGAGCAGGAAATCTCCAGGTTCCAACGCAAAATGACTGATCTAGAGTCAGTGCTCCACCAGAAAGATGTGGAGCTGAAAGCCTCTGAGACTCAGAGGAGCATCCTCGAGCAAGACCTCGCCACCTACATTACGGAGTGCAGT AGCCTAAAGCGGAGCCTCGAGGAGGCGCGTGTGGAAGTCTCTAGAGAAGATGACAAAGCTATGCAGCTGCTGCATGACATCCGCGAACAGAGCAACAAGCTGCAGGAAATTAAGGAGCAA GAGTACCATGCGCAGCTGGAGGAGATGCAAGTGACCATCAGGCAGCTGGAGGAGGACCTGTCTGCTGCACGTCGCCGCAGTGACCTCTACGAATCGGAACTTAGAGACTCAAGACAAACCAGCGAGGAACTTAAACGGAAGGCTGTGGAGTACCAGCAAAGGATTCAGAAG GCTAAAGAGCAGGGTAAAGCAGAGGTAGAGGAGCTTCTCTCCAAACTGGAAAAG ACAAATGCTGAGCAACAGGTGAAAATTCAAGAGCTCCAGGACAAACTGTCAAAG GCAGTGAAAGCGAGCACAGAAGCCACTGAACTGCTGCAGAATGTCAGACAGGCCAAAGAACGGCTGGAACGAGACCTGGAACGCTTGCGAGGCAAAAGCGACTCCAGTGACACACTCAAACGACGCCTGAGAGAGACAGAG CAGGAGGGCAGAAAGACCCTGGAAAACCAAGTAAAGAGGCTGGAGATGGTAGAGCGCCGTGAGAATAAGCTGAAAGATGACATTCAGACCAAATCCCAGCAGATCCAGCAGATGGCTGAAAAGATCCTG GAACTGGAGGACCACCTGAGGGATGCCCAGTCTACAGCACAAAGGATGGAAACTCAGCTTGTCCAAAAGGAGAGGCtttttgaagacaaaataaag GTTCTGGAAGCCCAGATGAAGGTGGACCTAGCCGACAAGGAGAGCCTCGAGGCTCGAAGAGcgcagcaggaggaggagtcAAGAGAGAACTGCAAACTTATCAGCGAGCAGAAAGcg ACCATTAACGCCATGGATTCCAAGATGAAGAACCTGGAGCAGCGCATTGCTGAGCTGTCAGAGGCTAACAAGCTGGCTGCTAACAGCAGTATCTACACCCAGAAGAATAT gAAAGCCCAAGAGGAGATGATCTCAGAGCTGCGACAGCAAAAGTTCTATTTGGAGTCTCAGGCTGGCAAACTTGAGGCTCAAAATGCCAAACTAGAGGAACATCTGGAGAAAATCAGTCAGCAGGAGCAAACCAAAAGGACCCGTCTACTGGAGCTGGAGAGTAGGCTGCGGGAG ATGGGCTTAGAACATGAAGAGGAAAAGCTGGAGATCAAGAGACAGGTGTCAGAGTTGACCCTCTCCCTGCAAGAGCGTGAGTCCCAGATAAGCAGCCTGCAGGCAGCTCGTCTTGCTTTGGAGAGCCAGCTGCAGCAAGCAAAGACTGAGTTGGAGGAAACCACTGCTGAGGCTGAGGAGGAGATCACTGCCTTGAGG AATCACAGAGATGAAATTCAACAAAAGTTTGATGCCCTAAGAGACAGCTGTTCA gtGATCACTGACCTGGAGGAGCAACTAACCCAGCTGAGTCAGGAGAATGCGGAGTTAAACCGCCAGAACTTCTACCTGTCCAAGCAATTGGATGAAGCATCAGATGAGAGGGAAGATCAACTGCAACTGAGCCAGGAGGTGGACCGGCTCAGGAGAGAGGTGGCAGACCGTGAGATGCATCTCAACAAtcaaaaacaa AACATCGAGACTCTAAAGACTACATGTAGCATGCTGGAGGAGCAGGTGGTGGAGCTTGAGTCCCTGAATGATGAGCTGCTGGAGAAGGAGAGGCAATGGGAGGCTTGGAGAGGGGCCTTGGAGGATGAAAAGAGCCAGGCCGAAAGACGCACCAGGGAACTGCAGAGACTGCTGgataatgaaaaacaaaacag GTTACGGGCTGACCAGCGCAGCACAGAGTCTCGCCAGGCAGTAGAACTAGCAGTCAAAGAGCACAAGGCTGAGATATTGGCACTGCAGCAGGCCTTGAAGGAGCAGAGACTCAAAGCTGAAAGTCTGTCTGATACT CTCAATGATCTGGAGAAGAAGCACGCCATGCTGGAGATGAACGCTCGCAGCTTGCAACAAAAATTGGAGACTGAGAGGGAGTTGAAACAGAGGCTGATGGAAGAG CAAGGGAAGCTGCAACAGCAGATGGATCTCCAAAAGAGCCACATTTTCCGTCTAACCCAGGGTCTACAGGATGCACTTGACCAAACCGATATGCTTAAGACTGAGAGGACTGATTTGGAATACCAGCTGGAGAATATACAG GCTGTATATTCCCATGAGAAGGTGAAGATGGAGGGGACTATCTCACAGCAGACCAAACTCATTGACTTCCTCCAGGCTAAAATGGACCAACCtaccaagaaaaagaaa GGTATTTTTGGGCGCCGGCGTGAAGATGTAGGCACTACAACTAATGTGGCACTGACTCCTCAATCCCAGCCAACAGTTCCGTTGCAGTACAGTGACATGAAGCTTGCTTTGGAAAATGAGCGCTCAAGGTGTGGAGAGCTGGAAGAGGCTCTTCAGAAGATGAGAATAGAGCTGCGATCCCTACGGGAAGAAG CCGCTCATTTCAAAGCACAGGATCACATGGCTACTTCCACACCAGCCCAGGCTCGCCATCAAATCCTCATGTCGGCCATTGTGAAGTCCCCAGAGCATCAACCCAACCCCTGTGGGCTCCTTAACCCTTCAACCCGCTCCAAGGAGACTTCCACACCTGAAG AAAAGAGGAGGGTCACCTTTGAAA AGTTTGGTCGTCGCGTGAAGGAGAGGATGCACCATAACATTCCCCATCGCTTCACTGTGGGTCTCAACATGAGGGCTGCCAAATGTGCCGTCTGCCTGGACACTGTGCATTTTGGACGCCAGGCTGCCACTTGTCTAG AATGCCACACCCTTTGTCATCCCAAATGCTCACCATGCCTTCCAGCCACTTGTGGCCTGCCAGTTGAATATGCCACCCACTTCTCTGAGGCTTTTTGCCGAGAAAAGGCAAGCTCCCCTGGACTTCAGGTCAAGGAAGCTAGTGGGCATGTTCGCTTGGAGGGATGGATGAAGCAGCCAAG aaatggcaAGCGTGGTCAGCAAGGCTGGGAGACAAAGTATGTTGTTCTCGATGGAACCAAAATATCAACCTATGACGCAGAGCCCAGAGAAG ACTGTGTTAATGTGGAGGAGGAGTTTGAGCTTTGTCTACCTGATGGAGAGGTAACTGTTCATGGAGCTGTTGGAGCCTCTGAGCTCATCAACACTGCAAAGTCAG ATATCCCTTACATTCTGAAGCTGGAGTCACACCCCCACACCACTTGTTGGCCAGGCCAGTCTCTCTACTTCATGGCTCCCAGTTTCCCGGACAAACAGCGCTGGGTGGCTGTACTGGAGTCTGTGGTGGCTGGTAGTCGTGGATCTAAAGACAAAGGGGATTCGGACGCT GCAGGTGTTTCTAAAAGACAGAAGAACCTATCACCCCTGGTTCAG AAGCTTCTGGGCAACTCTTTGCTGAAGCTGGAGGGTGACGATCGCTTGGACATCAACTGCACTCTGCCTCTCACTGACCAG ATCGTGCTGGTCGGCTCTGAGGAGGGCTTGTATGCGCTGAACGTCATAAAGAACTCCTTAACCCACATTCCGGGCCTGACTGCTGTATTCCAGATTCAGATCCTGAGGGAGCTCGACAAACTGTTGATGATCACTG GAGAGGATCGCGCCCTGTGTTTGGTGGAGATCAAGAAGGTGAAACAGTCTTTATCACAGTCCCATCTCCCAGCTCCACCTGACCTCAACCCTTTCATCTTCGAGACAGCGAAGGGGTGTCACCTCTTCTCCTCTGGAAAG ATTGACAATGGAATCTGTATCTGTGCTGCTATGCCCAATAAAATTATAATCCTGCGACTTAATGAAAGCCTCAATAAGTTCTGCATCAGAAAG GAAATTGAGACCTCAGAGCCCTGCAGCTGTATCCACTTCACTGGCTATAGTATTATCATCGGCACCAACAAATTCTATGAAATTGAAATGAAGCAGTATGCGCTAGAAG AGTTTCTGGATAAAAACGATGTGACGTTAGCCTCTGCTGTGTTTGCCGCATCCTCCCACAGCTTCCCCATCTCAATCATTCAGGTCACCACGGCTCCTCAGAAAGAGGAGTACCTGCTCTGTTTCCATG aGTTTGGCGTTTTTGTGGATGCATATGGCCGCAGGAGTAGAACTGATGATATCAAGTGGAGCCGCTTACCTTTGTCATTTG CTTATAGAGAGCCATACCTGTTTGTGACCTACTTCAACTCTCTGGATGTGATCGAGATTCAGGGACATTCTGCATTAGG GTCCCACTCATATGCGCACCTGGATATTCCAAACCCACGCTACCTTGGCCCAGCCATCTCCTCCGGCGCCATTTACTTGGCCTCATCATATCAGAACAAACTGCGAGTAATTTGCTGTAAGGGCAACTTGATTCAGAACCAGGATGGTGGAGGAGACTTGCAGCATTGCGGCTCTGGGCGCAG CCCGAACAAACGAGGGCCTCCTTCCTACAACGAGCACATCTCCAAAAGGCTTGCCCACGGGGAGCCCGGCACACCCCACCGCTACCGAGAGGCCCGCACCGAGTTTCGACGTGACAAGTCCCCCAGCCGTCCACTGGAGAGGGAGAAGTCTCCTGGCAGGATGCTTGAGAACCGAATAGTCGCGTCTCCCGGCAGAGCCATGACCGACCCTCGTTTAGAGCGCTCCCCGGCGAGGGCCATGGCGGACCCCCGAATGGAGCGCTCCCCGGGGCGCATGATGGATGTTCGCAGGGAGAGGTCACCAGGTCGTTTTGAGGAGCGCCAGAGGCTTCATACTGGTTCTGGACGCACGCCAATCAACCCCGTTACCAAG GTATGGGACCAGTCGTCTGTTTAG
- the myl2a gene encoding myosin regulatory light chain 2a: MPPKKAKKRTGEGANSNVFSMFEQAQIQEFKEAFTIMDQNRDGFIDKNDLRDTFAALGRLNVKQEEIDEMLKEAPGPINFTVFLTMFGEKLKGADPEETILNAFKVFDPEGKGVLRKDYVTQMLTTQADRFSPEEMEQMFAAFPPDVAGNLDYKNLVHIITHGEEKDQE, translated from the exons ATG ccccccaaaaaagccaaGAAGAGAACAGGAGAGGGAGCTAATTCCAATGTGTTCTCCATGTTTGAGCAGGCCCAGATTCAAGAATTCAAGGAG GCATTTACCATCATGGACCAGAACAGAGACGGCTTCATCGACAAGAACGACCTGAGGGACACTTTTGCAGCTCTCG GTCGCCTGAACGTGAAACAGGAAGAGATTGATGAGATGCTCAAAGAAGCACCGGGCCCAATCAACTTTACCGTCTTTCTTACCATGTTTGGAGAGAAACTGAAAG GTGCTGATCCAGAGGAGACTATCCTCAATGCGTTCAAAGTGTTTGACCCCGAGGGGAAGGGAGTGCTGAGGAAGGACTA TGTAACACAGATGCTGACAACACAAGCCGACCGGTTCAGCCCTGAAGAG ATGGAGCAGATGTTTGCTGCCTTCCCTCCAGATGTGGCAGGCAACCTTGACTACAAAAATCTGGTGCACATCATCACCCACGGCGAGGAGAAGGACCAGGAGTGA